Genomic window (Polyangia bacterium):
TAGCCGCCTGTTCGGTGAGAAAGACGCGGGCGCGCCCGACCAGCCGAAAGATGCCTTCGCTGTCCAGCGCGGCCCGATCGATGGCCGTGCTTTTGATGACCGCGCCTTCCGGCGCCAGGTTGCCGCGCACGAAGGTGATGGTGCTGGTCATGCCGGCGCGGCGCGCGCCCTCCGGGCTCATGATCACCTGGTCGGGATCGACGCCGTCTTCTGAACGCAGGCGTTCGCGCAGCAGGCGGCGGCGATCGGAGCGCTCCCAGGCGTCCAGCACGTCGCCCAGCGGCGCACCACCGGCGGTCAGCGCGGTCAGATCAAGCAGACGCAAGGCGCGCAGGTGCAGCATCACCTCGGGCACGCCGCCAGCCAGAAAAACCCGCACCGTCGGGTGCACGCCGTTCGGCAGCGCGTCCACCAGGCGCGGCACGCGGCGGTTGACGTCGGCCCAATCGTCGACGGTGGGCAACGGCAGCCCGGCCGCCTGCGCCACCGCCGGGATGTGCAAGAGCAGATTCGTCGAGCCGCCGAAGGCCGCGAACACCACCATGGCGTTGCGCACGGCCGCCTCGGTCAAGATGTCGCGCCCGCGCAGACCGCGCGCCGCCAGCGCCAGCACCGCCTCGACCGAACGCCGCGCGGCCTCGCGCCAGATGGGCTGGCCCGACGGCATCAGCGCGCTGTGCGGAACGCAAAGGCCCAGCGCCTCCGCCACCACCTGCGACGTCGCCGCCGTACCCAGGAACTGACAGCCACCACCGGGCGAACCACACGCACGGCAACCGATCTCCGACGCTTGCTCCAGGGTGATCTGCCCGTGGGCGAAGCGCGCGCCGATGGTCTGGGCCTTGCCCGCGTCTTCACCGTCGGTCGACGGCAGCGTGACGCCGCCGGGGATCAGCGCCACCGGCAGGTCGGCCATCCCGCCGAGCGCCATCATCATCGCCGGCAATCCTTTGTCGCAGGTGGCGACGCCGATGATCGCCTTGCGCGTGGGCAGCGATCGGGCCAGCCGCCGCAGCACGATGGCCGCGTCGTTGCGGTACGGCAGACTGTCCAGCATTCCCGTCGTGCCTTGCGTGCGCCCGTCGCACGGATCGGTGCAAAAGCCGGCGAACGGCGTGCAGCGGTGGCGGCGCAAGGCGCGCGCCGCTTCTTCCATCAGCAGGCCGATCTCCCAGTGGCCGGTGTGATAGCCAAGCGCGATCGGTGTGCCGTCAGGGGCACGCAGGCCGCCCGAGGTTCCCAAGATCAAAACTTCCGGGCGGCCGATCTCGTCGGCGGGCA
Coding sequences:
- a CDS encoding YjhG/YagF family D-xylonate dehydratase, giving the protein MNIFDVNEDGNPDGSSIFDVRTRAPGPTGKLPLTPDDLVRRPSGNLFGWTQDVGMGLPADEIGRPEVLILGTSGGLRAPDGTPIALGYHTGHWEIGLLMEEAARALRRHRCTPFAGFCTDPCDGRTQGTTGMLDSLPYRNDAAIVLRRLARSLPTRKAIIGVATCDKGLPAMMMALGGMADLPVALIPGGVTLPSTDGEDAGKAQTIGARFAHGQITLEQASEIGCRACGSPGGGCQFLGTAATSQVVAEALGLCVPHSALMPSGQPIWREAARRSVEAVLALAARGLRGRDILTEAAVRNAMVVFAAFGGSTNLLLHIPAVAQAAGLPLPTVDDWADVNRRVPRLVDALPNGVHPTVRVFLAGGVPEVMLHLRALRLLDLTALTAGGAPLGDVLDAWERSDRRRLLRERLRSEDGVDPDQVIMSPEGARRAGMTSTITFVRGNLAPEGAVIKSTAIDRAALDSEGIFRLVGRARVFLTEQAAIAAIKRTGAGAIEPGDVLILCCRGPLGAGMEESYQVTAALKYLPHANRVALVTDARFSGVSTGPCIGHVSPEALAGGPLGKLRDGDRIRVVVDTRGLHGTVDLVRDAGDASDGKGVVPDDDELARRAPRADLAPDEHLPADTRLWAALQAASGGVWRGAVYDVDRIVKLLEAGRRALDS